A genomic window from Rattus norvegicus strain BN/NHsdMcwi chromosome 9, GRCr8, whole genome shotgun sequence includes:
- the Kcne4 gene encoding potassium voltage-gated channel subfamily E member 4 isoform X1 — MLRMEPLNSTHPSAAASSSPLESHVSSNSGGNGNEYFYILVVMSFYGIFLIGIMLGYMKSKRREKKSSLLLLYKDEERLWGEAMKPLPMMSGLRSGQVPMMLNMLQESVAPALSCTLCSMEGDSVSSESSSPDVHLTIQEEGADEELEETSETPLNESSEGSTENIHQNS, encoded by the coding sequence ATGCTGAGGATGGAGCCTCTGAATAGCACACACCCGAGCGCTGCAGCTTCCAGCAGCCCCCTTGAGTCCCATGTGTCTAGTAACAGCGGTGGTAATGGCAACGAATACTTCTATATTTTGGTCGTTATGTCCTTctatggcattttcttgattggaatcatgctgggctacatgaaatccaAGAGGCGGGAGAAGAAGTCCAGCCTCCTGCTGCTGTACAAAGATGAGGAGAGGCTGTGGGGGGAGGCTATGAAGCCGCTACCTATGATGTCCGGCCTGAGGTCAGGGCAGGTGCCCATGATGCTGAACATGCTTCAAGAGAGTGTGGCGCCTGCGCTGTCCTGCACCCTTTGCTCTATGGAAGGGGATAGTGTGAGCTCCGAGTCCTCCTCGCCTGACGTGCACCTCaccatccaggaagagggggctGATGAGGAGCTTGAGGAGACCTCTGAGACGCCCCTCAATGAAAGCAGCGAAGGGTCTACAGAAAACATCCATCAGAATTCCTAG